In Callospermophilus lateralis isolate mCalLat2 chromosome 4, mCalLat2.hap1, whole genome shotgun sequence, one genomic interval encodes:
- the Tktl2 gene encoding transketolase-like protein 2 has translation MANDAKPDTETLQVLQDMAHRLRIHSIRATCACSSGHPTSCCSAAEIMSVLFFHAMRYKRTEPEHRDNDRFVLSKRLSFVDVATGSLGQGLGAACGMAYTGKYFDKASYRVFCLMGDGESSEGSVWEALAFASHYNLDNLVAVFDVNRLGQSGTAPLEHCTDIYQNRCEAFGWNTYLVDGHDVEALCHAFWQAAQVENKPTAVIAKTFKGRGIPNIEDAENWHGKPMPKERADAIIQLIESQIQTNRNLMPKPPVEDSPQISITNIKMTSPPTYKAGDKIATRKACGLALAKLGHAHERVIVLDGDTKNSTFSEIFKKEHPERFIECFIAEQNMVSVALGCATRGRTIAFASTFAAFLTRAFDQIRMGAISQTDINLIGSHCGVSVGEDGPSQMALEDLAMFRSIPNCTIFYPSDAISTEHAVYLAANTKGMCFIRTTRPETAIIYTAQENFEIGQAKVVRHSVNDKVTVIGAGVTLHEALAAADDLSQQGISIRVIDPFTIKPLDTATIISSAKATGGRVITVEDHYREGGIGEAVCAAVSREPDILVHQLAVTEVPRSGKPSELLDMFGISAKQIIEAVKYTLMS, from the exons ATGGCCAACGACGCCAAGCCCGACACCGAGACGCTGCAGGTGCTGCAGGACATGGCCCACCGCCTGCGAATCCACTCCATCAGGGCCACATGTGCCTGCAGCTCCGGGCACCCCACGTCGTGCTGTAGTGCCGCGGAGAtcatgtccgtgctcttcttccaCGCCATGAGGTACAAACGGACCGAGCCGGAGCACCGCGACAACGACCGGTTTGTCCTCTCCAAG CGACTCTCGTTTGTTGACGTGGCAACAGGGTCCCTGGGGCAGGGACTAGGCGCTGCCTGTGGAATGGCGTACACTGGCAAGTACTTCGACAAGGCCAGCTACCGGGTGTTCTGCCTCATGGGAGATGGCGAATCCTCGGAAGGCTCTGTCTGGGAGGCTTTGGCTTTTGCTTCCCACTACAATTTGGACAATCTCGTGGCAGTCTTCGACGTGAACCGCTTGGGACAAAGTGGCACTGCCCCCCTGGAGCACTGCACAGACATCTATCAGAATCGCTGTGAAGCCTTTGGGTGGAATACTTACCTAGTGGATGGTCATGATGTGGAGGCCTTGTGCCACGCATTTTGGCAAGCAGCTCAAGTGGAGAACAAACCTACTGCTGTCATCGCCAAGACCTTCAAGGGTCGAGGTATTCCAAACATTGAGGATGCAGAAAATTGGCATGGAAAGCCAATGCCAAAAGAGAGAGCAGATGCAATTATCCAGTTAATTGAGAGTCAGATACAGACCAACAGGAATCTCATGCCCAAGCCCCCTGTGGAAGACTCACCTCAGATCAGCATCACTAATATAAAAATGACCTCTCCGCCTACTTACAAAGCTGGTGACAAGATAGCTACTCGAAAAGCATGTGGTTTGGCTCTGGCTAAGCTAGGTCATGCACATGAAAGAGTTATTGTTCTGGATGGTGACACAAAGAACTCCaccttttctgagatattcaagaAAGAACATCCTGAGCGTTTCATAGAGTGTTTTATTGCTGAGCAAAACATGGTTAGTGTGGCACTGGGCTGTGCCACACGTGGTCGAACCATTGCCTTTGCTAGTACCTTTGCTGCCTTTTTGACCCGAGCATTTGATCAGATCCGAATGGGAGCCATCTCCCAAACTGATATCAACCTCATTGGTTCTCACTGTGGGGTATCCGTTGGTGAAGATGGACCATCTCAGATGGCCCTAGAAGACCTAGCCATGTTTCGAAGTATTCCCAATTGCACCATTTTCTATCCAAGTGATGCCATATCAACAGAGCATGCTGTTTATCTGGCTGCCAATACCAAGGGCATGTGCTTCATTAGAACCACCCGACCAGAAACTGCAATCATTTATACTGCACAAGAAAATtttgagattggacaggccaaggTAGTCCGCCACAGTGTCAATGACAAGGTTACAGTTATTGGAGCTGGAGTTACTCTACACGAAGCCTTAGCAGCTGCTGATGATCTTTCTCAACAAGGTATTTCTATCCGTGTCATTGATCCATTTACTATTAAACCCCTGGATACAGCCACTATTATTTCCAGTGCAAAAGCCACAGGTGGCCGGGTTATCACAGTAGAAGATCACTACAGAGAAGGTGGTATTGGAGAAGCAGTCTGTGCAGCTGTCTCCAGGGAGCCTGACATCCTTGTTCATCAGCTGGCAGTGACAGAAGTGCCTCGAAGTGGGAAACCTAGTGAATTGCTGGACATGTTTGGAATCAGTgccaaacaaatcatagaggctgtGAAATATACTTTAATGAGCTAA